The following nucleotide sequence is from Columba livia isolate bColLiv1 breed racing homer chromosome 13, bColLiv1.pat.W.v2, whole genome shotgun sequence.
CAACTTCAGCGTCCACAGCATCGAGGTGGACATGGGCGGTTTCCCTGTGGATGTTGTGGGATGTGATCTGAAGGATGGTGCTCCCTCCAGAGAGGATGTGGCTGTGTGAAGGTCTTCAGCCCTGACCTATTCCTGGCAAATGTGtggggcagaggagggagaagtCCCTGCTGTGTTAGGGGCAGCTCCTTCagctggctccagcaggtgcctTAGGTCTTGACGTGGCCTTTTTGTGCTGCTACTTGCCCCAAAAGCcagagaggctggagaagttGTGACGAGCAGGGCAGGCAAAACCATCCCCAGAGAGTGGTCTTGCTGGAAGGACAGTGTACTAGAGCCTCCAGGCTGATTTTTGGGGTTTCACTCCAGTTTTCTTGGCTTTCCAGCGAGAAAAGAACAGCACTTGTAGTGCTGCCTCTAGCAAGAGCCCTCCTGCTCTTCCAGCAGCCCGGGCCAGTGCTGCCCATTCAGCATCGAATGCTCCTACATGTGGAATCAAGTCCCTGACCTGTGCTGAGATGATTTCTGCAGTGAGTTACTAGTCCCTGCAGTctctttgaataaaaaaaagtttgttccTAGCATGAGTTTGTGCCACTCTGTCCCTAGCAGGGCTCCTCCCTCCCCGTGGGACAGCGCTGGCCCAGCAGTGCGGGGACAAAGCCCTTCTGGGGGTGGGTGAGTCAGAACTGGGGTGCTCattgctctctgcagccctggggacagaggacAGCAGGGgagtgctgctgcagggctggcaccagGTAGGCTCTCAGGGGTGTTTGTATTCATGCTGGGCCAGTGCCAGCTGGGGGGGAAAGGTGGGAAGATGCTCTTGAGACTGTGGCACAGGGTAGAAGTGGTGAATAGTTCTTGTCCCTCATCTCTTCAGCTCCCTCTGAGCTCACAGACACACACGACTGAGATCGCTGCTCAGCCAGGTGAGGTTTATTTGGAGATTAGCTGTACAGGGCACAGCgaggcagcagggacacagccccGCTGCCTACAGCAGGTTTCTAGGGATTTTCCAAGCACTGTCCCCACaaggaaataattccttttcccttctacACAATGGTCCCCATGGCACCAGGAGAGCACCAGGGCTCAGGATGTGTAAGACTTCAGTAGCTGACCCTTGAACTGGTGGCACAGAAGGAACACaactgcagccagcagcacgGGCAGAGCTCACTGTGCACCCGTATTTGAAACATTCCACGAGGGCCCCCAGATTTCCTGACCTGTAgcctcctgcagggcagcaGGTTGAAGGGAGTTGGAAGCTGGCGCCAGCTTGTTGCTCAGACTAGCATGTGTTTTCAGAAATAGTGTCATACTGCTCTCAACATGAGAGATTCCTCTGCTGCCTTGTTTCTGCTCCCACGAAACGATGGCAACTCTTTTTCCCAGGCCCAGGAAAGCCCTTTGCTCTCAGGAACATGAACAGAAGGGCAGACATCACCCCATCCCCACACCGTGTAACAGCCAGCCAGCCCGGGGCAGCCTCCAGGCCCGCAGCCATCCTGCCATTGCCTCCAGCGTGATGCTGGCCCAAGCACTGACCAACTACAGGCGCAGCCGCTTGATATCCTCGCTGCGGAAGTCGATTCGGAGAGCCAGGACCTGCCGGACCTCGGCAGGGGTGAGGCGCCAGGTGAGCGGGCCAGAGTTGGGGCCCCAGTAATCCAGGATCTCCGTCACCTGGAGAAAGAGGAGAGCTGGAGGGGACAGCTGGGCACCAACCGCCCTCGCAGGTGAGTTCTAACTCCAGCTATGGTGAAGGTATTTCTGCCACCAACCCCTGCAGGCAAAAACCCATCGAGCACAGGGTAACTTTTCAAGCTTCTCCATGCCCCAagggatcttatttatgcttgtaaatatctcaagggtgggtgtcaagaggatagGACCAGACCCTTCACTGGTCCCCAGCAACAGGATAAGAGGCAttggcacagactgaaacatggGAAGTTCCATTTgagtatgaggagaaacttcttcactctgagggtgccagagccctgggagcagagaggctgtggagtctccttctctggagacattcaaaacccgcctggacgtgatcctgtgcgatctgctctgggtgaacctgctttagcaggggcttcaactagatgatctccagaggtcccttccaaccccaaccagtctgtgattctgggattctgtgacttaTAGGTGTGACAACATCTGGATGAGCCCAATAAATCCATGCGGAGTTCAGCTGGGCTTCCTGCAACCCCCCCAATAAAAGCAGGCAAAGCACAGCTCACCCTTTCCAGATTGAGGATGGTGGCCATCTGGGAAAGACGGGCAAACTTGTCACGGATAGTCCAGGTGGTGACTGTGGTGAGATAGGCTATGAGAGACCTCAGCTCCTTGTCAAACTGCAGCCCGCCAAGCTGTGGAGATCAAGGGAGCTCCATTAACTTTTCATGCAGGTCAAATGCACATTTAACACAAGTGacggggagcagggggaggtCTCTGAGCAGGAGGGTTCCAGTTAGACCATTTATTGCAGGTTAAACTGGGTTATGTCAGACTCACCTTAAAAGCCAGCCCCCTTATTGTTGCAAGCTCTTCCCAGCCCCATCACAAAATATACCTTCTCCCTGTGTGCACTAGTGCAAGGTGTCCctgtgctggtggcagagctTCTCTGAGGGGAATATTTGCTCATGCCCCATCCCTTCAGTGAGGGTTTCCTGCTGGAGGGTTTGCAGTCCAGTCAGACCACAGTGTTTTGCTTACCCTGCTGAAGGTGGATTTGAGCAGCACTTTCTCCAGTTCGATGGCTATGAGACTGGTCATGAGACCAGTGAGGGTATCGTAAATTACTGGAGACAGCCCAGCCTGGAAGCAGAAACCTGTGTCATTCTTGTCAGGAACAACTGAGCACAGCTCCACAAACCCCAACCCTATGAGAGCTTTCAACTGAAGATCTATCACTTGCGCACTCAGTGAGTGGAAAGCGCTGGCAAAAGCGATTCAGGTACATAGGGCCTGCAAGCAGGCTTtgaaaattacaggaaaaggGGTGATTGTTCTCTAAGAGTCCTGCAAGGCACCGGGAGACATCTCTGTGTGCCGATCCCGAGCAGGGGAATAGTTAGGAGATGCTCTGTGGAGGTCTGCCAGGCTGCCATGTCCTCTCTCTCACCTTGAACTCTGTCATCTGCTGTTCCAGATTGACAATGAACTGCTGGACCCACGGATCATTAGCTTCATAGTCGCTGAACTCTTCCTGACATTGAAATACAAAAAAGGGTTGTTTATGTGGCCTGAAGAGCAGTAAATGGCAGAAGACAGGGAGCGAGGACCCTCCTGGATCAGCACTGCACCCCTTCCATTTTCTTGAGCTCCTCTCTAGCCAAATGCCCTGTTCCAGGCTCAGATGCAGAGCAAGTTCTGGGTATTTTGCTGTTGCTCTGTGCCAAGGAAATGGGGAGAACCAAAGGGAATGAGACAGTGGTTGCTCTGActgtgctgctgggcagaggaTGGAGAGTATGGCAGTATGGCTGGAAGCAGAGAACACTGAGCCTCACCTCCTCGATGTTGTGGGAGACGGAGAGGAACAGGTTGATCCAGGGCTTCACCTGGGGTTTGATGGCTGTGCTGTTCAGCTCGTTGAGACCTTCCTGAGGGGGacaggaagaggagaagagagtgACTGAGCACAGTGAGCATCCAACAACACACAAACCCTGACAGTCAGGCTATCGTCAGGCAGCCTCACACCCTCACTACAAGCTGGGGATACCGACCCACAGACTTGTACAAGACAGTGAACCCACAAGTCCCAAATCCCACACTCCTCTGGCGCTGGAGAACTCTGAGTACACCACGATGACCAGAAGAGGAAGGATGTTGGCCCAGAAGCTGCCATTGCACTGACTTGCAGCCTGATCTGAAGGGCTGGTGcttcccctgcctgcagctACAGAGGTTTCCTGGCAGGAGAGAGGCGTTCGGTTCACATCCCAGCAGGGAAGGAATGGACACAAACACCAGCCAGGACACTGTGATTGGACTCAGCTGATGCCTCCCACCTCCAGTGCAGCTTAGCTCAGTAGGAGAAGCTAAAAGGAGGATAAAAGCTGTAACCACAGTTAGTTCCCTGAATTAATCATAACCCCAGCACACACCATCTCCCCTGAGCAGCAGGTTGTTGGCAAAGGCTGCTCTGTCCGCTTCGATGCTAGAGAGCTCTCTGAAAGCCCTCTCCTGCCGACCACCCCTGTTCAGCTCAGCAAGATGTCAAGAAAGCTCCCTCAGCATGGAACTATTCAGGTACCAATGCTGCCTGACATTTGATGAAAGCTCTTAACTAAAATTGGCATTTCTGAGCAAGCCCTGCTGGCAATTGCCCTTTCCAAGGCAAATTCAATGCGTGTGTGACTCAAGCAGTGCAGGAGCTTGCTGCTCAGCTTCTTGATTGTTTTGCAGCCAGTTTTAATTCTGCACTAGCGCTAGACTGACGTTTTACTCCTTACTGATGAGCTCTTTGGTTTCGATACTGACCACAAGCCTCAAGAGAGTTTTCTGGCAATATTGGTCTGAAAGCATCTGGCTGCAGTGAAccacaaagccaaacaaaaaatggTCTGGTCCTTCTGTGAAGTACAAAGCTGATGgcaaacaaaatattctgttttgctgtttctttccacaGGAGATAGCAGGTCTTCCTGCTCCTGCTCGTGCCAGAGACCACTGAAATTTTAGGGTGACAGGCCCCAGCGTGCCACATGAGACAGTGGATTTAGCCAGAGAGCCTCTCCCCCATGTCGGGGAGTATTTCTGTctgggaaaagaggagacaCCCGAGAGAAGAGCAGCTGCTTTGCTATCAACAGCCCATCTGCAGCGTTACCTAGTGAGGCTCTGGACAACTCAACAACGTGCTGTGCCACAAGGGAGAATGGAGGAGATGGAAATGCTGTCCatatttcttctcctgaagATGCTGAATGAACTACAACTCTGTGCTGAGTGAGGACAAACAGAGCAACATTCCTtttggctctgcagctgcttccaGTGCTTTTTATGCAGCTgccagctggtgcagctggatCTGTTTCCATGCTGGATCTGTTTCCATGCCTCAAAGGTGACCAATTTGCTCCCTCCTGTTTCCCTACCCAGATGTGGCCCAGGCCTTGGGCTGAAATGATTCCTGCCTGAGCTCACCCTGCAGACACCAGTGCTGGAAGACAAGAGCAACTCAGCAAGACGCCCACCTGCAGCAGGTCCCGAAATTTGTTGGAGACGGCGGCCATGTCAGCGAGGCAGCTATCAATCTTGGCCTGCGCTTGCTCACCCCCGAAGCCTTGGCTAAGCAGTTTGCTGCAGTCGCTCTGCAGGAAAAAGATCCATGAGCAAGTTGCACGTTAATAACCTGGGCAGTTTCCACCCCTTCATGTTGCTAAGCTCTGGTTGCCCACCAGCACACTTGCAGGCACCAAGCTCTTGCCCCTGTGAAGGTGGAGGCTGTGGGCTCCAGCTGGCAACAGGACAGCAAGAAAGGCAGCCAGGGGGCCTATCTATCCAGCCCAGCACCAGAGAACCACAACCGCGCAACGATGCACATTTTATTCCACTTGTTGCTGGCCTGTGCCAGGCTCATCAAGCTGGAGGAACTGGTACTTCCAGCTAGAGCAGGTTCTGCTACTCATGTATCAGCCGGAGATTGCTCTGCAAGCTCAAAATTGCCTTCCTAAAGCTGGAGGGCAAAGATCTCAGGAATCTCAGCAGAGCGAAGTCCAGGTGGTTTATTTGACCCACCTCCAAGGGGGAGGATATTACAAATTTGATTAAGGAAGAAACCAGTAAATAATTCAAAACGCACCTCCAATGTCTTCTTTAGGGTCATGATGTTTTCACTGCAGACTTCCACATTGTTTAACGTCACCtggtaaaaacaaataaacaataaaacaaacccaagtAGAATTCATTGGAATTTCCTAGCACCTCAGCCCCCAAGTCCTTATGTTTTCCCCGTGTATGTCACACTATAGgctgaaatgcaaatatttaagtGCACAAAGGTGCTACTGTGTGATTAAAGTACTGCAGATTCATGGAGCTGCACAAAGCCAAACTACAGTAATGAAGCATGTGCGCTGAACCTGCAGCTAGTACAAAGCCTGAGTTCACTCCACTTCTTTTCCTCATCATTGTGTTCACGATGTTGCAGCAACACTCCACTTGTAGGTGACTGGTAGAAGACAGGACATACCCCCAGCTTTCTGTGACAGAGAATGAAGAACAGTGCAGGAACAGCCAGAGGTGATGGTTCATACACtgtgtccagagaaggagggGAGGCAGGAGCCATGTCTAGGCAGGAGGAATCAGCACCCCCGACTGCCAGATGAGTATCTGTTCTTCACCAAACAGACTGTTCTCTACCTGCTGAAGCTGAACTAAATGCCAGTATAAGGTTGGGCTTTGTGCAGACAGGGAAATGAGGCAAGCTGACAGGTGAGTGAGGAATTCCAGTGGTTGAACTGacattttgtctttgtttcaagAAATGCAGAAGCCTGTAACcaataatttaatgaaatggAAGAGTTCGgtccctcctgctccctttgtTGCCTTCCCTCCTTGTACAGTGAAAGTCCCGAAGACCCTCTCCAGCAACGGACGTTCACAGCAACTTCCAGAAAGGGAAACAAGCCATGGTGATCCAGCCCTTCTCCAGGCCTCTCAGATCCAAAGTTGCTCTCCCAGTGAGCTCTTTTCCACAATGCAAGGTCTATGCAGCATCCCACCATGGGGAAGGATGTGTTATGCTGCCGACAACAGCAATGACAGCCCTTCAAATGCTCTCCAAGGGGTCTCTAATGCTCGCTGCCACGTTCTGGCCTGCTCAAGCATGCAGGGAGTTGCAGTGCTGCTCTTCAGAGAAGGCAACAGGAGGATCTTGCAGGCCAAGCTGAGCAGACAACCCTGCTCTAATGGAAACACTCTGATCTGGTAAGCGAGAATGAAGGAGCCCTGAGCTTGGGCCAGGAAACTCTCATCTAGAAGAAGGTGCGGATTTGACACTCTCACCACTTTTGTACGGAGCCTGTGAAAAACAGGATTGACGGACGCCTCAAAAGAGCACAGATCCTTCCCAGCCCAGAGGGAATCATCATCACAGCAGCCTAAGAGGCAGTCATAGGATTGTACTTGGACAAGGATGTTGTGGAAGCCCTACAAACATGAGGTGAGGCAGAAGCACCTACCAGACATCCAAACCCAAGCCACCCACCACACCTGAACAGGTTTTCAGGTTCTCTGAACACGTAATGGTCACACCAATCCTGTTCCCAAGAGCTTCCCCTTGTCTTTTCCCTCACCCCAACTCATTCTACACCAGAACAgccaccaaacccaccagaaaGGACTGCTTGGCCTCATCGGTGCTTTCAATGCCTTTGGTATCGAACTTGCCCTGCTGCAGGCTGCTGTGCATGATGTTCACGGCACTGGTCACCCCTCTCTGGAAGTCCTGGAAGGTTGTGGCTGGAAAGCCCTGCTTCAGCTTGTTGTATAGAACCTCCCTGTGGGACAAGCAGAACATATCAGGGCTTAGAGCAAATACTGCAGGTCACAGCAAAGTTGCGCCTTGTGACAAGGGATGGCACTCTGGCTGAGCTGTGACCTGAACAAGGTAAGTGGAATTTCATGGGCAGAGAAGAGGGCAAGCAAATATTTCCTGACAGCATCTAAAGGACaaaggctgaaagaaaaacacaaccacCCAGTTTCTGAGCTTTCCCAAAAaatcctgcctgcagctgtctGCTGTCTTCAGCCACAGTCCCTCACTTCCATGTTGGgatgaaaaacagcaacaagacAATTTCTGTAGGCGCAGCCCAAGTTCAAGTCACAACAGAACTAAGCAATCTCACAGGCAACCCACACAACTAGGGGTGAGGGTGTACCATCAAGCAGGGTGGAACTCCAACGCTATGTGATGACTCAGTCTCAGGGAGTTTGGGCCACAagattgctttttcatttttctgtctgtcatACAGGTGACCACCACTACTGCAGAGAAAAGCACACCTACCTCCAACCTCCCAGCCCACatctgcagctgcctcctgcaaGCATCTTCCATAGAGATGAGAAACCAGAAGTTCAAAGatgaagagcagaaggaagagcATCTGAGAGCAAACACTGTTTGCAGAACAAGAGGTGGAGGCAAGTTACAATGAACCTGCAGTATTTTCATTACCTGAAGTCAGACTCCAGCTCAGTGGTGGAGTGGTTGATCATGGCACAGAGACAGTCGATGCTGGAGCTGGACAGAGCACGCCCAATGCACTTCTTCACTATATAAAACACGTCATCCACCATGCTGGAGGTGAGCTGGCCCTTCTCGTAGCTGTCCATGGCAACAGCCTGCAATGAAATCTGTCTCAGCGCCCCGAGCTCAGTGAGTGAAGGTGCCCCCTCACACcatccttgtgagtcccttccaacccaggacactctgtgattctgattctatgattctgtgagacCAAACTGTCTGCCTGTCCCTTTCACCCTGAGCTGAACTTTACCATGTGTAGGAGGGCGTCACTCATCGCAGTTTTCAGTAGCCCACAAACCTGGAAGATCTGGCTCAAGGGTAAGTTTGAAGTTGTAGTTCAGAAACAACCACTTGATTTTCAAAGCCAAGGGAAACAAAAGACCCTCCTGAGAACAGCAGACTTGCCATGTACTCACGTCCCTCCCTAGGACACCCAGCAGAGGACTGTGGAGCAGACACAGAGGTctcagctgctggcagagagCACAGGTGACTGGCAGCAGCAGTCTGAGCCCTACCTTGTTGACGGTCTCCCTCATGAAGTATTCCTCCATGGTGATGTAGTAGCCAATGAGCTCTTGCATGGTGCGGCTCAGCAGACAGTTATTAAGGAGCTTATCCAGGTATATTTGATGctctacaaacaaacaaaagagaacCATCAGGAGGGACCAAGCGCCAGAAAGCAGTTCCACCTAACCCACTTGCTGCCTGTCTCAAGGACATTGACAGACACATGCCTGCAAAGCCCAGCCTTGGAATAATCACAGGTCTCAATTACGGAGCTGAAAGATCTGAGCCTGTTTTCCCTGTGACCTCCACTTTCAGGATCTGTGCCTACAGTGACCAGAAGCCCCTTCCTTTCTTTGAGGACCTTGTTTATTATGCTCTGCAGTCATTCCTAAGGTTGGTTTCCCTGTTAGAGGGAACAACTCGATCTGTTGGGACTACAACACTGAACAAGGAACATTCCTGCACCAGTCATATCAACTGCTGGTCAAGAGCCTTTCTGAGAAGTTTACCCTTCTATGTGCCCTCCTCCCCAGTTATAAGTTTCCTGAGTGTGGCTTTCTCACACAAGCATCTGACGTGGCAGCCGCAAAGGCTTTTCCCTAACAGAGATGTAGTCATGAACTGCACAGCTTTCCAAGAGGCACTAAGATGTACCAGAGTTTGAACAACCTCAGTGCAGAGGACCATTACGGTAGGACTTTGTCAACAAGCCAGCACTGCAAACAGATTTGGGGAGGCCAGGCTGCACAATCCTCTTCCACAGAGTGCTCCCAGAGTGTCTTTGCAGATTCTGTATTATTCTGCCACTAACTCAGATATATTTCCACTTCTGGCTGCAAGGAGCAGAACATGTGCAAGTATTGGTATTCAAGGTGTTACCTTGCTTTACCTCCTCCGAGGCCATGGAGTCTCCCACCTCAAAATCGGATATTATTCGTCTCTTGATGAACCTCAAGTACAGCTCACTGCGGGCATTCATCAGGGTGACTTCTGTTAAAATAGGGTCAAGTTCCCTGGAAGAGACATAGCACAAATCAAGGTGCCAAAACTACAAAAGGAGAGGCACTAATTTACCTCATTTAAGTactgttttctctgttctcttaCTATGAGATCAaaactgcccctttccatctgtGCCACTGAGTGGCAAAGCTCAGCAGAATAACTGGTATGTGTAAAGAATGAACATACAATCAAAACATCCTGAATAAATCATTACAGAGaagcttcttttttcctcatagATGTGAGAACAACCACATTAAAATCCCAGCAGTGAGGACTGAAAGACTCTAAGCAACCTGATATAACTTCAGAATTAGCCCTGTTTTGAGTGGGAGGTTGGACCAGAGACCTGCGGCAGTCCTCAGCtttgctgtgattctgtgaatcctAAAGGGCCAATGTTAGAAATCCCAGGTCTCTGCCACCTCCATATTTGTGCTCATGAGCAGAGATTCgtttgtttctctgaaaactACTGTTTAAGCCCAACAGCTCGGGAAATGTGAGACCAAAAAATCATGTGACAATACAGAACACGGTGCTCAGATCAGAAGTGACTATGAAAAAAAGACTGTCAGATAAGTGGCTTTTTCACCAGCGTGCACAAAAGAACTTACAAATCCTGCTGAAAGCCTCGCAAAACACAAGTGGGACAAGGAACCATTACTCCTTATTTTCCAGATGAAAAAGCACAAGCTCAGAAAACCTGGGATGCATGCACAGTTACTCAGCGCAAATGGTAAGTGGCTCTTaatatttctgctgaaataattAGTCACACAGGCTCACAGGCAGATGTTGCTTGAGGAACATTAAGTTTTCTTTAAAGGCATGTTTAGAAGTCATGCAATGTCAGAAGCGCTGGGTGCACTTTCAAATGGCCTTACTTTAGGGCTATATAAATACTTAAGATAAAAAGGAGGGAGATTGAAAGCACTTGGGCTCATCAGCAAGAAACTGATGTTACAGagttgctgcagcagcagtacAGATTAAATAGGA
It contains:
- the COG4 gene encoding conserved oligomeric Golgi complex subunit 4 isoform X1; the encoded protein is MLWERESPALPGGDERLQAFRHCERQPQRASRWRTPCQLHRKMAAATAPGPRAPQAEGGGSAAASALSMERIQSLTDLADLEAAYSRLCEEEKVVQEELDTLLEQQSTIENKMVALHRMGPNLQLIEGDAQQLAGMITFTCNLAENVSSKVRQLDLAKNRLYQAIQRADDILDLKFCMDGVQTALRNEDYEQAAAHIHRYLSLDKSVIELSRQGKEGGIIDANLKLLQEAEQRLKTIVTEKFDAAMKQGDLPQVERFFKIFPLLGLHEEGLSKFSEYLCKQVANKAEENLQLVMGTDLSDRRAAVIFADTLTLLFEGIARVVETHQPIVETYYGPGRLYTLIKHLQVECDQQVEKVVDKFIKERDYHRQFQQVQNSMVRSSSAEKIEPRELDPILTEVTLMNARSELYLRFIKRRIISDFEVGDSMASEEVKQEHQIYLDKLLNNCLLSRTMQELIGYYITMEEYFMRETVNKAVAMDSYEKGQLTSSMVDDVFYIVKKCIGRALSSSSIDCLCAMINHSTTELESDFREVLYNKLKQGFPATTFQDFQRGVTSAVNIMHSSLQQGKFDTKGIESTDEAKQSFLVTLNNVEVCSENIMTLKKTLESDCSKLLSQGFGGEQAQAKIDSCLADMAAVSNKFRDLLQEGLNELNSTAIKPQVKPWINLFLSVSHNIEEEEFSDYEANDPWVQQFIVNLEQQMTEFKAGLSPVIYDTLTGLMTSLIAIELEKVLLKSTFSRLGGLQFDKELRSLIAYLTTVTTWTIRDKFARLSQMATILNLERVTEILDYWGPNSGPLTWRLTPAEVRQVLALRIDFRSEDIKRLRL
- the COG4 gene encoding conserved oligomeric Golgi complex subunit 4 isoform X2 translates to MVALHRMGPNLQLIEGDAQQLAGMITFTCNLAENVSSKVRQLDLAKNRLYQAIQRADDILDLKFCMDGVQTALRNEDYEQAAAHIHRYLSLDKSVIELSRQGKEGGIIDANLKLLQEAEQRLKTIVTEKFDAAMKQGDLPQVERFFKIFPLLGLHEEGLSKFSEYLCKQVANKAEENLQLVMGTDLSDRRAAVIFADTLTLLFEGIARVVETHQPIVETYYGPGRLYTLIKHLQVECDQQVEKVVDKFIKERDYHRQFQQVQNSMVRSSSAEKIEPRELDPILTEVTLMNARSELYLRFIKRRIISDFEVGDSMASEEVKQEHQIYLDKLLNNCLLSRTMQELIGYYITMEEYFMRETVNKAVAMDSYEKGQLTSSMVDDVFYIVKKCIGRALSSSSIDCLCAMINHSTTELESDFREVLYNKLKQGFPATTFQDFQRGVTSAVNIMHSSLQQGKFDTKGIESTDEAKQSFLVTLNNVEVCSENIMTLKKTLESDCSKLLSQGFGGEQAQAKIDSCLADMAAVSNKFRDLLQEGLNELNSTAIKPQVKPWINLFLSVSHNIEEEEFSDYEANDPWVQQFIVNLEQQMTEFKAGLSPVIYDTLTGLMTSLIAIELEKVLLKSTFSRLGGLQFDKELRSLIAYLTTVTTWTIRDKFARLSQMATILNLERVTEILDYWGPNSGPLTWRLTPAEVRQVLALRIDFRSEDIKRLRL